The genomic region TTCATCCCTAATGCCTAGATCGCAGATACTGGTTTCATTATAATTGTGATTATAAGGAATGACTAAGCTTATATCTAGTATTCTAGATATCTATTTATCAAGAGCCATTAATAGACTTGATTTATTTAAGGTATTATTCTTTTAAACTCCAGTATGTGAGGAGCAGAGATTTGGGGGAGGAAGAGAAAGAGGTATATGAGGTTATAGCGTCTCTTCCAATAGATATGAATAGAATGAATATTTTGAATGATATTACATTTGAAGCTCAACTACTTATGCGTAGCAAGTTTTTAAAGAAGATAACACTAGGATACAAAGATTTGCTTAAGATACATGAACTTGGTAAAGATAAAGAAGTATTATTGACTACAGAGTTTAACAATAAAAGATATATCATATATATTGATCACGGAGTAATAGTCTCTTCTGCCGAAACAGATCCTGAGAAGGATACGAGAATAGTTGGTTTAAGACCTTTAGCAACACTTATACTCGCATCTAAAATTAAACCCATAACCTTCAAATTATTCGAGATACAACCATATGAGGAAGAGAAAACCCAGGAAGCACCTAAGACTGTATACAGGGAATTCATTACTAAGAAAAAAATAGTGCCTCCAACAATCCCTGTTAGCAAGAAAAAGGAAACTAGAATAATGGATTTCTCTAAGATGCTCAAGGAATTAATCGATAAAACTAAGCAAGATGTTGAAGATATTGCTCCACTATATGGTTGTAAACTCGTAGATGTAAAACTAGCGATTAGTCGTGGAACTATATATATTAGAGTCTATGTTAAAAAGAAGAGCTTCCTGGGTAAATGCTCTATTGAAAAATTAATGGAAAATATTAAGAATGATCTAGAAGTAATAACTTCGATGATAGATCTAAATCTACCTTATAAAGTAGAAGTGATTCAAATAAAATAAAGAACTATAGATTATAAAAATTTTCCCCCAAGAATATTTTAATCATCGATTAGGACCTTTATATATTATACAAGATTAATAATATATCTTGTATATATAGTGTCTAATCCTAGGTGATAATATTGAGTTTTTGGAAAATAGTATTAAAGAGAAAAGGCCCTTTAGTTAAAAAAAGAGAAAAGGATATACCTGATCTCTACTTGGATACTGTCTATTTCTCCGAGAATAAACCATTATCACTATTATTATTAAAGGCTATAAATAAGCCGGGAATAATATTCAAGGTCACCGAGATAATAGCTGGTAAAGGCAAAAATATCATTAAGCTTAACGTGCCAGATATAGCATTTGGCGATTATGGTTTTGTATTGATCCTCATTGATAATTGTGATGAGTCTTGTGGTGAAGATTTGAAAAAGGAAATAGTGAATAGATTGGGGAATGATATTATAAAGATAGATGTGTTCACTTCTACTAATAGCTATGTTTTTCTAAAATACAATAGGTTATTACTGCTTGACGATGAATCAATTGTTATGACGAAAAGAATGATTGAAAGAGCTATTTATTATGTGTATAAGAAGGGAATGTTTAATGCCACTGCTTTCTTAACAGATTTTGGTAGGGGTATAGGAGAGTCAATCTATGATATATTTATATCTGAGCTAATGAAGGATGTTGAGAGAAAATATGAAGAAAGACTGAGAGATTCTCTCAAAATGTTTACTTATATATATAAAGCTCTAGGATTAGGAGATATGTTGATAGAAGGTTTAGAAGAGCTTGGAAACAGTTATAGGATTATTATTAGAAATAATTATGAATGCACTGCACTTGCAAAATATGGTTCGAAACATGGTTTTGTCGGAAAAGTTGGAAATATGACTAAAGGCGTTATAGAGGGGTTCTTCAGGAAATTGTTTAATAGAGAAGTTAGTGTAAAAGAAATTGAATGCGTTCTTGAAGGAAGACAAGCAGATGTATTTACAGTCGATCTTAGAGAATATGCTTTTGAGTTGTAGATTAAATATAAAATAAGAATAGGATTTTACTCCTCTACTTTTCAAGCTCTCTTGTTCTCTCAAATAATTCTTTAGTTGCTTCACCCATTTCCTTAGTTCCGCCCACTAATTCCTCTGTGGAGGCAACTTCTTCTGGAGCAACCATTGTTGGAACACCTGCTTCACGACCAGCTTCTTCAAGCTCTCTAACAGCTCTCTTATATACTGAAACAGGATCATAGTAGTAGTTAAATATTATTCTTGAAACATCCCATACATTAAATATGTTCTTATAGATCATCCAGTTTAATACAGTTGCTTTACGATATATTTCATCAATAATGTCTTCAAGCTCTAATCCACGCTTTGCAGCAATATCCCTTAAATGCAGGCTTTCCTCGAGATTAACCTTGAACTGATCTGTTCTAGGATCCCATACCGCAATAGTTCTATATTTACCGAAATCCTCGACTTCCTGTACAATAGTTGCTCTCCTACGGACCCTAACAACTCCCTTCTCAATACGAGCAATAACACGTTGTAGATGAATAAATGTATTCATCAACTTCATATATGTCGGCGGAATATTCATTGGTGGACTCGTAAGCCTCTTAATAGCATAATCAAGCGTCTCAGCATGAATAGTTGATAATCCACCGTGGCCCGTGTTATGGAGTAGAATCGGTATGTTTCCTCCGAAGAACGCCTCTGTTATAGGAACTGATATATCGTAGACATATCCCTTATACTGTTTCTTCCTCACATCTTTGATCTTTAAGACAATGATGTCTCCATTAATTAATGACTCGATTTTTCTCAAATACTCTCTGCTGAAGTCAGTGAAGGATCCATCCCTTCTGATCCATTCTAAGGCTTTTAAAGCTGTTTTCCTTGATATGAACTCTCTCCTCTTTATATATGCTAGTTCGGGAGGCATAGTTCTTGGTTTAGTATACTTGATCAGTTTAAGAATAGGTTTTACAGGCACTCTTTCTGAAGCATTAGGTTTCCTATATGATTGGTCAAGGTAAACTATTACATGATAGTAGGTTTTCCCATTATTCTTTCCTGCTTCTTTTTCTTCTTTAAGCACAGAATAGAAGCCAGCGAAACGAGCCAGCCATAATAGTTGATATGCTAAGTTCTTATTCGCAGTTGTATAACTAGTATATCTTCTCCTAAGCGTTCTCTGTGAATAAGCTCTTAATCCCTCGAAGAAGGCTCTAATAACACTTTTAGGAGAGCTCCAAAGGATTTCTGGCATCTTTTTTTCTTCAAGTTTTCTTCCTAGAAGCTTCTCGAATATAATAGCTAGTAGTGTGTGTGGATACTCGTAAATAATATAGGTGCCACGATCATCTATGAAAGGTTTTATATTGAATTTCTCATACATTATATTCATTACCTTATCGGCAATATTCTTTGCACTCTTACCAAAAGTGAAGCAGATTAGTTTATCTCTACGCTCCTTGACACATCCATTAGCAATGTATGCTCCAAATAGGAATGCTAATTTCTCATCTAATACTAGTCTTATTGGAAGAGTATACTTGCTTCTCCGTAGCTTGATAAGTGAATTATTTTTCTTTGTTATAACACGTTTTCTCAGGATCATGTATTGTTTTAGAGGTATAGGGTTTCTGCCTCCTGTATGCTTCTTTAATTCGCTAGGTATATTGTCGACATAGACATCGTTATAGTCGCTGACAAGATCTATGAGGTCTATTGTTTGATGATCTTTATTCTCCTTAACACCATTAAATGATACAAGGTATTCACCCTTATTTAGAAGCATAACAGGTTTCTCAACTATGTCTAGGGTATCTGGATCTAGGACAAATACGCTATGACTACCTGTTGCTTCTAGTTTGCCTCCTCCCTCATATATTATTTCATAGATCTCATTGGTTCTATGCCTTAACACGTATTTTATGGGTTTCCACACAACTTGGAACCCGTCATGGCTTAAAACATAGTATCCATTTACATGCTTAGCTGTTCTTTCCTCTCCTTCCTCATAGAATTTATCGATGAATTCACCGATTTTTACTAGATGAATTTTGTTAATTGGATCCCTTATCAGTACTGGTGTATCATATGATACACTAGCCATTGCTTGGAACAGTACGAATGCTTCTTCTCCACGAACCTCTCCCACTATTATATAGTCTGGCCTATATCTTAGGCTTAGTTTTACTAGGTCAAATAAGCGTATGTTTGTTCCCAGCGAGCTTGTACCTACTAGGTATGTTTCTCTACTTGTTAATTGTACCCAGTTAGGATGTGGGAGATTGATTTCAGGAGTATCCTCGATGGTGACTATTTTCATTCCTGGACGAATAAACATGCTTATAACGTTTAGCATAGTTGTTTTACCAACACCTGTACCGCCAGCGATCATCGCTGTTTTTCCATGTTCTATAAGTGTCCATAGATAAGCTGCTACAAGACTATTTATGACGCCTGATTGTATAATCTCGGTTACACTAAATGGTCTCTCACGGAACTTACGGATAGTGAATGTTGGTCCTTTAACAGATACTTCACGTCCAAACGTAGCGGCTAAACGGTGTTTTTCAGGCAACATAGCGTCTAGGATTGGGAAAGCTATACTAATATGTTTACCAGCCATATGAGCCATTTTCATAACGAACTCGTTCAAGTAGTCTTCATCTATGAAAGTAATATTTGTAGGGATGCTCTCGTATTTTTTGTGCCAAACATATATTGGTATGTTTACTCCATTACAAGATATATCCTCAATATTTGGATCCTTCATTAATGGATCAATTGGACCATATCCTAATAGGTTTCTCTCAATATAGTAGAGCAACTTAATCTTACGGGCACCAACAAGTCCTAGTTTCTCTCTATACTTATCAGCAATCCTCTCTGTTTCTTTGAAAACATATCCTTTCAAATCCTTAATATCCTCAGGTCTTGTTGGAGGACGTATTTCATCCATCAAAATATCGGTGAGCTTCTCCAATACTTCTTTATCACTCGGTGTAAGACCATATTCTTCAACGAAATACATTGGTCCTTGAGGTGTTTCAGCTATCACGATCTTGACGAATGGTTTATATACATAGTAGCTCTCAATAATTCTCCAACTAGGATCACGTTTTGCAACCTGAATAGGCTCTGCAGGAACAATAATTGATTTAACAGCTTCAGAAACCTCTTCCTCTCCAGGAAGCTTTGTTAACCTCTCCTTCCTTTCCCTACGCGAAAACATCGATAAAATCTTCCTAAGAGACTCCATGGCTCAAATACACTCTCCAAACTAAAATTAAACACACAGTTTTATAACTGATAATCATATTATATACTCCCTCGATAAATAATTATTCCCTAAAACAGTTTGTGGTTGCCCGAGCATTATCTTTTGGAAGCTATGGTTATTTTGGGAATTGTTTGCAGGGGCTCCCCCCTCTTGTGTCGGGGCTCCACATAGACCACTTTGAGTCCTTCATCTGCATTTTACAAACAATTATGAAGGGTTTATAAAGCGAACACATAAACATAAACACTACAAAACAATCATAGCCTCCACAATATCCAAAACAACCATAGCATCTAAATAAGCGAATAGTCTCCAGAGTTGTTCTTATTTAGTATTCCTTGTATAGGTTGATAAATATATTTGTGTCCTAAGGAAACTATATATTAAGGAATACCAACTATGAATACTAGGGGTTATACATGTCCTTTTGGGATTGGGTTTACAGGTATTTTGAGGGTTTAGGCAAATATATTCTTAGAATGTATCCGAACTTATCAAATGATATACGTAAGAGTGGGATGCATCTATATCCTGAAGTATATGCTTCTTTCATGGCTTTTATGTCTATCCTGATTAGTGGTGTGACTATTGTTTTAATAATATTGTTTGCAGTAGTGAAAATATATATTGTTTTACCTTTCCTTGTCCTAGTACCTTTCCTTACATATATTTTATTAGCGTATCTACCAGCTCTTATAGGAAGTAGTAGAGCCGGCGGGATAGAAGGAGAGTTCCCATATACAACGGCTTATTTAAGCATGATGGTTATGAGTGGTTTATCGCCGTATGTAGCGTTTGAGAGAATTACTCATGCAAGCAAAGTATTTACTAAATCAGCAGAGCTTAGCCAGAGATTTATATTATTAGTAAGAGTTCTAGGGAGGGATCCGTTAACAGCTTTCAGCATGTTAGCTCATAGAACACCTAGTCCAACTGCGAGAGACTTGTTAATGGGTTATGTAACAACTGTTCGTGCAGGCGGAGATGTAGCTGATTATTTGAATAAAAAAGCTAGACTATTATTCTCTGAACTACTTGTTAAAATGAAGATTATAGCTGATAGATTAGCTGGTCTTCTAGAAGCATATCTAGCTCTTGTCCTCTTATCAATGATTAGTTTAACAGTCATGTACTTTGTAACAGTATCATTTATCTCCGCCGTCCCCTTTGGATTATCGCCTATAGGATTATTCTTAGTCCTCTACGTATTAATCCCTATGATTTCGGGCATGATTATTTATTTAGCTGATATTACCCAGTATAAGGAGCCATGGGTTGATTATCGCCCATACATATTGTTTGGAGGCTTAACTCTTCCACTAGCGTTTTTCCTAGTATTTTTTGGAATGATTATTCCAAATATTCTACCGCCTGGACACCCGTTTAGGAGTAATGTCTTGGTTAAGGGAATATATGATTTCCTTGTTTACCCAGCTGTAGCCTTTAATCTTCAACCATATATTTATCCATCAGTAGCTTTATCAATGATATTAATCACTGCTACCCTGCCAACAACAATCTATGCGGAAATAGTTGGAAGAGAATACAAAGTAGTAACTGGTATAACAAGGTTTCTACGTGACCTCGTAGAGATACGTAAGACAGGATTATCTCCGGAGAGAAGCATTATTGAGCTTTCACGTAGAAACTATGGTGTATTCACAAAGTATTTAAAGAAGATGGCTCTCCAACTAAGCCTTGGGATCTCCTTGTCTAGGATAATACAGGAGTTATTCAAGAAAATAATTGTTTGGAGAGCAAAGGTATTATTATTCGTATTAACAGACACGATCGAGGTTGGCGGTGGAAGTGTTGAGATAATGGAGCATCTTGCATGGTTTGCTGAAAGTGTAGATGCTATTGAGGATGAGAAAAAGAAGAATCTCAGAACCCTCCTAATAGTTCCATATATGGGTGGAATATTAACAGCAGCAACAGTAATTATGCTGGCAGCATTCATGGGCTCACTACAATTTGGTGCTGGAGGAGCATATTTTCAAGCCGCAGCAACAGCGTTGCCAGCAATAGTTATAAATACTTATCTAATGGGTCTTGTAGCTGGAAAAGTATCATCGGGATCAATAGCTGCTGGATTCAAACACGCAATATTTTTAACAATAGTTACACTCCTATTCTTCCTAGCATCACCACTATTCAACACAATGCTTGGAGGATTAACACAGCCAGTAACGTGAGGTTTAAGAATTGAGGGGGATCAGCGAAACAATATCCACCGTTATAATATCATCGGTAATTATAATGGTAAGTATAATGATATTCTACATAGCCACATATTCTCTAACAACAACTATGCAGGTATCAGAGTATGGATACATGAAATCATCAATGATAAACATAGCTTCATCAATACCAGAAATAATTAAGGGAACAAGCATATCAATATCTGTTCCGAAGGGAAGCGTAGGAGTAGGATATAGCATTCAAAA from Staphylothermus marinus F1 harbors:
- a CDS encoding ATPase, T2SS/T4P/T4SS family; translated protein: MESLRKILSMFSRRERKERLTKLPGEEEVSEAVKSIIVPAEPIQVAKRDPSWRIIESYYVYKPFVKIVIAETPQGPMYFVEEYGLTPSDKEVLEKLTDILMDEIRPPTRPEDIKDLKGYVFKETERIADKYREKLGLVGARKIKLLYYIERNLLGYGPIDPLMKDPNIEDISCNGVNIPIYVWHKKYESIPTNITFIDEDYLNEFVMKMAHMAGKHISIAFPILDAMLPEKHRLAATFGREVSVKGPTFTIRKFRERPFSVTEIIQSGVINSLVAAYLWTLIEHGKTAMIAGGTGVGKTTMLNVISMFIRPGMKIVTIEDTPEINLPHPNWVQLTSRETYLVGTSSLGTNIRLFDLVKLSLRYRPDYIIVGEVRGEEAFVLFQAMASVSYDTPVLIRDPINKIHLVKIGEFIDKFYEEGEERTAKHVNGYYVLSHDGFQVVWKPIKYVLRHRTNEIYEIIYEGGGKLEATGSHSVFVLDPDTLDIVEKPVMLLNKGEYLVSFNGVKENKDHQTIDLIDLVSDYNDVYVDNIPSELKKHTGGRNPIPLKQYMILRKRVITKKNNSLIKLRRSKYTLPIRLVLDEKLAFLFGAYIANGCVKERRDKLICFTFGKSAKNIADKVMNIMYEKFNIKPFIDDRGTYIIYEYPHTLLAIIFEKLLGRKLEEKKMPEILWSSPKSVIRAFFEGLRAYSQRTLRRRYTSYTTANKNLAYQLLWLARFAGFYSVLKEEKEAGKNNGKTYYHVIVYLDQSYRKPNASERVPVKPILKLIKYTKPRTMPPELAYIKRREFISRKTALKALEWIRRDGSFTDFSREYLRKIESLINGDIIVLKIKDVRKKQYKGYVYDISVPITEAFFGGNIPILLHNTGHGGLSTIHAETLDYAIKRLTSPPMNIPPTYMKLMNTFIHLQRVIARIEKGVVRVRRRATIVQEVEDFGKYRTIAVWDPRTDQFKVNLEESLHLRDIAAKRGLELEDIIDEIYRKATVLNWMIYKNIFNVWDVSRIIFNYYYDPVSVYKRAVRELEEAGREAGVPTMVAPEEVASTEELVGGTKEMGEATKELFERTRELEK
- a CDS encoding type II secretion system F family protein; translation: MSFWDWVYRYFEGLGKYILRMYPNLSNDIRKSGMHLYPEVYASFMAFMSILISGVTIVLIILFAVVKIYIVLPFLVLVPFLTYILLAYLPALIGSSRAGGIEGEFPYTTAYLSMMVMSGLSPYVAFERITHASKVFTKSAELSQRFILLVRVLGRDPLTAFSMLAHRTPSPTARDLLMGYVTTVRAGGDVADYLNKKARLLFSELLVKMKIIADRLAGLLEAYLALVLLSMISLTVMYFVTVSFISAVPFGLSPIGLFLVLYVLIPMISGMIIYLADITQYKEPWVDYRPYILFGGLTLPLAFFLVFFGMIIPNILPPGHPFRSNVLVKGIYDFLVYPAVAFNLQPYIYPSVALSMILITATLPTTIYAEIVGREYKVVTGITRFLRDLVEIRKTGLSPERSIIELSRRNYGVFTKYLKKMALQLSLGISLSRIIQELFKKIIVWRAKVLLFVLTDTIEVGGGSVEIMEHLAWFAESVDAIEDEKKKNLRTLLIVPYMGGILTAATVIMLAAFMGSLQFGAGGAYFQAAATALPAIVINTYLMGLVAGKVSSGSIAAGFKHAIFLTIVTLLFFLASPLFNTMLGGLTQPVT
- a CDS encoding V4R domain-containing protein, whose product is MIILSFWKIVLKRKGPLVKKREKDIPDLYLDTVYFSENKPLSLLLLKAINKPGIIFKVTEIIAGKGKNIIKLNVPDIAFGDYGFVLILIDNCDESCGEDLKKEIVNRLGNDIIKIDVFTSTNSYVFLKYNRLLLLDDESIVMTKRMIERAIYYVYKKGMFNATAFLTDFGRGIGESIYDIFISELMKDVERKYEERLRDSLKMFTYIYKALGLGDMLIEGLEELGNSYRIIIRNNYECTALAKYGSKHGFVGKVGNMTKGVIEGFFRKLFNREVSVKEIECVLEGRQADVFTVDLREYAFEL